One part of the Phoenix dactylifera cultivar Barhee BC4 chromosome 4, palm_55x_up_171113_PBpolish2nd_filt_p, whole genome shotgun sequence genome encodes these proteins:
- the LOC103697509 gene encoding pentatricopeptide repeat-containing protein At2g41080, giving the protein MAKPPLKHLLLPALKLTKLLSKTFCCSPCQPRSQSSVKSKQAFIHLCSKGSLREALQGFLPELFADPNLFSHLLQACCLLPLRHGQQIHALIITSGASNDRFTANHLLHMYSKIGLLQTALSLFGAMPRRNVMSYNILLGGLLQNGDLRDARELFDDMPERNLATWNAMVTGLTHFGLDEQGLELFAEMRRQGLRPDEFSLGSVLRCCAGIKDVSSGRQIHSCVIYSGFECDMCVGSSLAHMYMRNGCLEEGERVLKGLPALNIVSCNTIIAGRVQNGDPEGALDYFSLMKAAGLAPDQVTFVSVMSSCSDLAALGQGQQIHSQATKAGVDQVVAVRSSLVSMYSKCGCLDDSAKVFSESNGSDLVLWSSMIAAYGFHGHGQKAIKLFEEMVEEGTEPNEVTFLSLLYACSHSGLKDKGMEYFELMTQKYRLKPTLKHYTCIVDLLGRSGCLDEAEALIKSMPVSADGVIWKTLLSACKTHRNAEMAEQVAEHVLRLEPQDSASYVLLSNIRATSKRWGEVSEIRRAMRERRVRKEPGISWVELRGQVHQFSTGDRLHPMQGEIEVCLNQLIGKMRQYGYVPDTSTVLHDMDDEEKECSLAHHSEKLAIAFAILSMPEGVPIRVMKNLRVCDDCHVAIKFISKIVDREIIVRDVSRFHHFRDGECSCGDYW; this is encoded by the coding sequence ATGGCCAAGCCTCCACTCAAACACCTTCTCCTGCCCGCTCTAAAGCTCACCAAACTCCTCTCCAAAACTTTCTGCTGCAGCCCATGCCAACCCAGAAGCCAATCTTCCGTTAAATCTAAACAAGCATTCATCCACCTCTGCTCCAAAGGCTCTCTCAGAGAAGCCTTGCAAGGCTTCCTCCCCGAGCTATTTGCGGATCCTAACCTCTTCTCCCACCTCCTCCAAGCCTGCTGCCTCCTCCCTCTCCGCCATGGCCAGCAGATCCACGCCCTCATCATCACCTCCGGCGCCTCCAACGACCGCTTCACTGCCAACCACCTCCTCCACATGTACTCCAAAATCGGCCTGCTCCAGACCGCCCTCTCCCTGTTCGGCGCAATGCCGAGGAGGAACGTCATGTCCTACAATATcctcctcggcggcctcctccaGAACGGGGACCTCCGGGATGCCCGCGAGTTATTCGACGACATGCCCGAGAGGAACCTCGCCACCTGGAATGCCATGGTAACAGGGCTGACTCACTTCGGGCTCGACGAGCAAGGATTGGAGCTGTTCGCCGAGATGCGGAGGCAGGGGCTGCGACCGGACGAGTTCAGTTTGGGCAGCGTCCTGCGGTGCTGTGCTGGGATAAAAGATGTCAGTTCGGGCCGGCAGATTCATTCCTGTGTGATATACTCTGGTTTCGAATGTGATATGTGCGTCGGCAGCTCGCTGGCTCACATGTACATGAGAAACGGATGCCTTGAGGAGGGCGAGAGGGTGTTAAAAGGATTGCCGGCACTTAACATTGTCTCCTGCAACACCATAATCGCGGGAAGGGTGCAGAATGGAGACCCCGAGGGAGCTCTTGACTATTTTAGTCTGATGAAGGCTGCTGGACTGGCGCCAGATCAGGTCACCTTTGTGAGTGTTATGAGCTCGTGCTCGGATTTGGCGGCTCTTGGGCAGGGCCAGCAGATTCATTCGCAGGCCACTAAAGCCGGAGTTGATCAGGTGGTGGCAGTGAGAAGTTCGCTTGTGAGCATGTATTCAAAATGCGGATGCTTGGATGACTCTGCTAAAGTATTTTCTGAATCAAATGGATCAGATCTTGTTTTGTGGAGCTCGATGATTGCAGCTTATGGGTTCCATGGACATGGGCAGAAGGCAATCAAGCTGTTTGAGGAGATGGTGGAAGAAGGGACTGAACCGAATGAGGTCACGTTCTTGAGCTTGCTATATGCTTGCAGTCACAGTGGTTTGAAGGACAAGGGAATGGAATATTTTGAGCTTATGACACAGAAGTACAGACTAAAGCCTACTTTGAAGCACTATACGTGCATCGTCGATCTGCTTGGGCGCTCGGGATGTCTGGATGAGGCTGAAGCTCTGATCAAATCGATGCCTGTAAGTGCTGATGGAGTCATTTGGAAGACGCTGTTATCTGCCTGTAAGACCCACAGGAATGCGGAGATGGCAGAGCAGGTAGCAGAGCATGTGCTGAGGTTGGAGCCGCAGGATTCTGCTTCTTATGTGTTGCTCTCAAACATTCGGGCTACGTCCAAAAGGTGGGGTGAGGTATCTGAGATTCGAAGAGCTATGAGGGAGAGAAGGGTGAGAAAGGAGCCTGGGATCAGCTGGGTGGAGCTCAGGGGCCAGGTGCACCAGTTCTCCACGGGGGACAGGTTGCATCCTATGCAGGGAGAGATCGAAGTGTGCTTGAACCAGCTGATAGGAAAGATGAGGCAGTATGGGTATGTGCCAGACACCAGCACAGTTCTGCATGACATGGATGATGAAGAGAAAGAGTGCAGTTTGGCTCATCACAGTGAGAAGCTGGCTATTGCATTTGCTATTCTGAGCATGCCTGAAGGAGTTCCAATTCGAGTCATGAAGAACTTACGAGTTTGTGATGATTGCCATGTGGCTATTAAGTTTATATCTAAGATTGTGGACCGGGAGATTATAGTCAGAGATGTTAGCCGTTTTCATCATTTCAGAGATGGGGAATGCTCTTGTGGAGATTACTGGTGA